A genomic segment from Modestobacter roseus encodes:
- a CDS encoding NUDIX hydrolase family protein, with translation MTEVTNSSGSQWLSREEMDAARERLPILYVDAVPVRVDDHGVVTAVGLLLRIGEDGQVKRALVSGRVLYHERVRSALLRHLEKDLGPLALPRVPAAPQPFTIAEYFPTPGVTPFHDPRQHAVSLAYVVPVEGDCAPQQDALELTWFTPDEVREAAVLAELANGQSALVVQALAHLGV, from the coding sequence ATGACCGAGGTGACGAACAGCTCTGGCTCCCAATGGCTGTCCCGGGAGGAGATGGACGCCGCCCGGGAACGGCTGCCGATCCTCTACGTCGACGCGGTGCCGGTGCGCGTCGACGACCACGGCGTCGTCACCGCCGTCGGGCTGCTGCTGCGGATCGGCGAGGACGGCCAGGTGAAGCGGGCGCTCGTCTCGGGCCGGGTGCTCTACCACGAGCGGGTGCGCTCGGCGCTGCTGCGGCACCTGGAGAAGGACCTCGGCCCGCTGGCCCTGCCCCGGGTGCCGGCGGCGCCGCAGCCGTTCACCATCGCCGAGTACTTCCCGACCCCCGGCGTCACCCCGTTCCACGACCCGCGGCAGCACGCGGTGTCGCTGGCCTACGTGGTGCCGGTCGAGGGCGACTGCGCGCCGCAGCAGGACGCGCTGGAGCTGACCTGGTTCACCCCCGACGAGGTGCGGGAGGCCGCCGTCCTCGCGGAGCTGGCCAACGGGCAGAGCGCGCTCGTGGTGCAGGCGCTGGCCCACCTCGGCGTCTGA
- a CDS encoding ABC transporter ATP-binding protein, which produces MADVDLTIASGEFVAVVGPSGCGKSTLLRILGGFEQPTAGTVEVGGTPVTGPGPDRGVVFQDHGLFSWLSVRENVAHGPARKKLPKAEVTALTDRFIAAVGLARFAGTYPGPLSGGMQQRVGIARVLANDPALLLMDEPFGALDALTRADLQAELKRIHVDTRTTGVFVTHSIEEAVFLADRVVVMTGGAAHGVPGHVQAIVPVDLPTGTSRHRRSAR; this is translated from the coding sequence ATGGCCGACGTCGACCTGACCATCGCCTCGGGTGAGTTCGTCGCCGTCGTCGGGCCCAGCGGGTGCGGCAAGAGCACGCTGCTGCGCATCCTGGGCGGCTTCGAGCAGCCCACCGCCGGCACCGTCGAGGTCGGCGGGACGCCGGTCACCGGCCCCGGGCCCGACCGCGGCGTCGTGTTCCAGGACCACGGCCTGTTCTCGTGGCTGTCGGTGCGGGAGAACGTCGCCCACGGGCCGGCCCGGAAGAAGCTGCCCAAGGCCGAGGTCACCGCTCTCACCGACCGGTTCATCGCCGCCGTGGGGCTCGCCCGGTTCGCCGGGACGTACCCCGGGCCGCTGTCCGGCGGCATGCAGCAGCGGGTGGGGATCGCCCGGGTGCTCGCCAACGACCCGGCGCTGCTGCTGATGGACGAGCCGTTCGGTGCCCTGGACGCGCTCACCCGTGCCGACCTGCAGGCCGAGCTCAAGCGCATCCACGTCGACACCCGGACGACGGGGGTGTTCGTGACCCACTCCATCGAGGAGGCGGTGTTCCTCGCCGATCGGGTCGTGGTGATGACCGGCGGCGCGGCGCACGGCGTCCCGGGGCACGTGCAGGCGATCGTGCCCGTCGACCTCCCGACCGGGACGTCACGTCACCGGCGTTCAGCGCGGTGA
- a CDS encoding DUF4407 domain-containing protein, with the protein MRTRTRFGDRLAVLGGARLDVLRVAPGARARQVALGGVLVSTAALAALSAAFAVHMTLGAWWALATAIGLGWGLVILNLDRMLLTGMSHDPSWQRNVAMALPRVALALILGTVISTPLTLQVFSKEIDATIVTMQAEAAQEFSEGLDADERYAQIPVLSERIAESQAVLAGGRTADPNAAPTVVAAQAERDAKRAAYDAAVGRYDELQAKAQCELDGTCGSGRAGTGDAYFSAAAAAAQEATARDRAKAELDDAEAALQQTRATAADEAASADARGLALARTDLAADSAELTRLTDARNAEQAAFDAENGESDGILARLEAMDRLGEERPMVGTAHLMLFLLFLCIEVLPVLVKVMLNFSPPSAYDRLLEVRDAEEIEAEKIRVNGRQRAQRARADLVVAAETDRMAREILEREAAQREEAARKAARRRARRLPRTLRAIFPARDGAPAAPEIIEPTLDTGELEALLTGSYEAGMYGTGSRRAGRPEVPGPRPAAEAVLAGADDSDR; encoded by the coding sequence GTGCGCACCCGCACCCGTTTCGGCGACCGGCTGGCCGTGCTCGGCGGAGCCCGGCTCGACGTCCTTCGTGTCGCCCCCGGCGCACGCGCCCGGCAGGTCGCCCTCGGCGGCGTGCTGGTGAGCACGGCCGCGCTGGCCGCGCTGTCGGCGGCGTTCGCCGTCCACATGACCCTCGGCGCCTGGTGGGCGCTGGCCACGGCGATCGGCCTCGGCTGGGGGCTGGTGATCCTCAACCTGGACCGGATGCTGCTCACCGGGATGTCCCACGACCCGTCCTGGCAGCGGAACGTCGCGATGGCGCTGCCGCGCGTCGCGCTCGCCCTGATCCTGGGCACGGTCATCTCCACCCCGCTGACGCTGCAGGTGTTCAGCAAGGAGATCGACGCGACGATCGTGACGATGCAGGCCGAGGCCGCGCAGGAGTTCAGCGAAGGGCTGGACGCCGACGAGCGGTACGCGCAGATCCCGGTGCTGTCCGAGCGGATCGCCGAGTCGCAAGCCGTGCTCGCCGGTGGGCGCACCGCCGACCCGAACGCCGCCCCCACCGTCGTCGCCGCGCAGGCCGAGCGGGACGCCAAGCGCGCCGCCTACGACGCCGCGGTCGGCCGGTACGACGAGCTGCAGGCCAAGGCGCAGTGCGAGCTGGACGGCACCTGCGGCTCCGGCCGGGCCGGCACCGGCGACGCCTACTTCTCCGCTGCGGCGGCCGCGGCCCAGGAAGCCACCGCCCGCGACCGGGCGAAGGCCGAGCTGGACGACGCCGAGGCCGCGCTGCAGCAGACCCGGGCGACCGCCGCCGACGAGGCCGCCAGCGCCGACGCCCGCGGGCTCGCCCTGGCGCGGACCGACCTGGCCGCGGACTCCGCGGAGCTCACCCGGCTGACCGATGCCCGCAACGCCGAGCAGGCCGCCTTCGACGCCGAGAACGGCGAGAGCGACGGCATCCTGGCCCGGCTGGAGGCGATGGACCGGCTCGGTGAGGAGCGGCCGATGGTCGGCACCGCCCACCTGATGCTGTTCCTGCTGTTCCTCTGCATCGAGGTGCTGCCGGTGCTGGTGAAGGTGATGCTGAACTTCTCCCCGCCCAGCGCCTACGACCGGCTGCTGGAGGTGCGCGACGCCGAGGAGATCGAAGCGGAGAAGATTCGGGTGAACGGCCGGCAGCGGGCGCAGCGGGCCCGCGCCGACCTGGTCGTCGCCGCGGAGACCGACCGGATGGCGCGGGAGATCCTGGAGCGGGAGGCCGCCCAGCGCGAGGAGGCGGCGCGCAAGGCAGCCCGCCGGCGCGCCCGCCGGCTGCCGCGGACGCTGCGGGCGATCTTCCCGGCCCGCGACGGTGCCCCGGCCGCGCCCGAGATCATCGAGCCGACGCTGGACACCGGCGAGCTGGAGGCGCTGCTCACCGGCTCCTACGAGGCGGGGATGTACGGCACAGGTTCCCGCCGCGCCGGCCGCCCCGAGGTGCCCGGCCCCCGGCCGGCCGCCGAGGCCGTCCTGGCCGGAGCCGACGACAGCGACCGCTGA
- a CDS encoding LLM class flavin-dependent oxidoreductase, translated as MPAPGDPLRSLGFLTIGLFDGADPGPGHETTLQVIELGEQLGFDSAWLRHRHLQYGISSPVAVLAAATQRTSRIALGTAVTPLGWENPLRLAEDLATVDVLSGGRLNPGVSVGPPMHWDDVKAALYPDTADLEDLSYERVSRLVRFLAGEPASSFAGREGVVEEWSDRVQPHSPGLASRVWYGGGSLRSAQWAGEQGLNFLTSSVVKAESSEDFATEQATQVQAFRAANPAGRVSQGLVVIPTDSATAEQREKYAAYVEARLPRTATPQGPARMMFAPDLIGTSEQIAEQLHAHAGFREVSEVVFALPFSFEAADYVQILTDTAQHLGPALGWSPTA; from the coding sequence ATGCCCGCTCCCGGTGACCCGCTGCGTTCGCTCGGCTTCCTGACGATCGGCCTGTTCGACGGGGCCGACCCCGGTCCCGGCCACGAGACCACCCTGCAGGTCATCGAGCTCGGCGAGCAGCTGGGCTTCGACAGCGCCTGGCTGCGGCACCGGCACCTGCAGTACGGCATCTCCTCGCCGGTCGCCGTCCTGGCCGCGGCGACCCAGCGCACCTCCCGCATCGCGCTGGGCACCGCGGTGACCCCGCTGGGCTGGGAGAACCCGCTGCGGCTGGCCGAGGACCTCGCCACCGTCGACGTGCTGTCCGGCGGCCGGCTCAACCCCGGGGTCAGCGTCGGCCCGCCGATGCACTGGGACGACGTGAAGGCCGCGCTCTACCCGGACACCGCCGACCTCGAGGACCTCTCCTACGAGCGGGTGTCCCGGCTGGTGCGCTTCCTGGCCGGGGAGCCGGCGTCGTCGTTCGCCGGCCGCGAGGGCGTGGTCGAGGAGTGGTCGGACCGGGTGCAGCCGCACTCACCCGGGCTGGCGTCCCGGGTCTGGTACGGCGGCGGGTCGCTGCGCTCGGCGCAGTGGGCGGGGGAGCAGGGGCTGAACTTCCTGACCTCGTCGGTGGTCAAGGCCGAGTCCAGCGAGGACTTCGCCACCGAGCAGGCCACCCAGGTGCAGGCGTTCCGGGCGGCGAACCCGGCGGGCCGGGTGTCGCAGGGGCTGGTGGTCATCCCGACCGACTCGGCGACGGCCGAGCAGCGGGAGAAGTACGCCGCCTACGTCGAGGCGCGGCTGCCGCGGACGGCGACGCCGCAGGGACCGGCGCGGATGATGTTCGCCCCCGACCTGATCGGGACCTCGGAGCAGATCGCCGAGCAGCTCCACGCGCACGCCGGGTTCCGCGAGGTGTCCGAGGTGGTGTTCGCGCTGCCGTTCAGCTTCGAGGCGGCCGACTACGTGCAGATCCTCACCGACACCGCCCAGCACCTCGGCCCGGCGCTCGGTTGGTCGCCGACCGCCTGA